GGCTGGCCGCCACGGTCGCCGACAATGACGCCGCCAGCCTGGCGTGGGCCCGTCGGCGCGGTTTTGCCCCGCAGTTCCACCGCTTCACCTCCAAACTGGACCTGCACACGTTTGATGCGGCGGCCTTCCAGGCCGATGTGGAGCGGGCCGCGGCCCAGGGCGTTGACTTTGCCGACCTGCACGGCGCCGACGGACCCACGCTGGACCGCTATGTGAACTTCGTGGCCGACCGCCTGACCGAGACGCCTGACCTGGCCGGTCATCCCCGCTGGCCGCTGGAGCAGGTGCGCGAGATTCTGCGCCTGGACCACGCGCCCCGCCCCGAGTGGCTGGTGCTCGCCGTGGGCCCGGACGGGCAGTGGCTGGGAACCACGGCGATGGTCGCCGTCGCGAGCGGCACGGTGGCCTACAACGAACTGACCGCCGTAGCTCCGGGGGCGCGGGGCCGGGGACTGGCGCTGCTCCTCAAGCTCCAGGCGATTCGCCGGGCGCGCGAGGCCGGCTTTCCGGTGATGCGGACCAACAACCACAGCGCCAACACGCCCATGCTCGCCGTCAACCGGCGGCTGGGCTTTGCGCCGCTGCCCGGTCAGTACACGCTGGTCCGGCCGGCTCCGGACAGTGGGAGGGCTAGGGTGTGTCCGCAAACCTTCAGAGCCACTCCATCAGGCAGGCAATCGTGACCATGGCCTCGAAATGACAGGCGCGTT
The sequence above is drawn from the Deinococcus aerophilus genome and encodes:
- a CDS encoding GNAT family N-acetyltransferase; translated protein: MSGSESLCAVQSFGPRHAPGWVALSNALLNRQVTAGALLDEDARRDPTQLSRRWVVLDRGDGGGVVGTAHLYFFPFDPPGCLHASVLVHPAHRGRGVGRALWRTLEAEARQHNGARLAATVADNDAASLAWARRRGFAPQFHRFTSKLDLHTFDAAAFQADVERAAAQGVDFADLHGADGPTLDRYVNFVADRLTETPDLAGHPRWPLEQVREILRLDHAPRPEWLVLAVGPDGQWLGTTAMVAVASGTVAYNELTAVAPGARGRGLALLLKLQAIRRAREAGFPVMRTNNHSANTPMLAVNRRLGFAPLPGQYTLVRPAPDSGRARVCPQTFRATPSGRQS